A single genomic interval of Anopheles marshallii chromosome 2, idAnoMarsDA_429_01, whole genome shotgun sequence harbors:
- the LOC128709907 gene encoding protein Pixie, translated as MSRNRAAEETDKQTRIAIVSSDKCKPKRCRQECKKSCPVVRMGKLCIEVAMDSKIATLSEELCIGCGICVKKCPFEAITIINIPSNLDKHTTHRYSKNSFKLHRLPIPRPGEVLGLVGQNGIGKSTALKILAGKLKPNLGRYSEPPDWTDILGYFRGNELQNYFTKILEDSLRALIKPQYVDQIPKAIKGTVGALLDKKDERKNQMEICDLLDLTHIRDREIQALSGGELQRFACAMVCIQDGDIFMFDEPSSYLDVKQRLNCAMTIRSLIHPDKFIIVVEHDLSVLDYLSDFICCLYGVPGCYGVVTMPFSVREGINIFLDGYVHTENMRFRTESLTFKVSESASEEEIKRTCHYVYPKMKKKLGSFTLTINNGQFSDSEIIVLLGENGTGKTTFIRMLAGNLEPDEESEPLPVLNISYKPQKISPKSQSTVRYLLHDKIRDAYIHPQFMADVMKPLKIEEIMDQEVQNLSGGELQRVALVLCLGKPADVYLIDEPSAYLDSEQRLIAAKVIKRYILHAKKTGFVVEHDFIMATYLADRVIVFEGQPSVDTTAHTPQSLLNGMNRFLELLEITFRRDPNNFRPRINKLNSVKDVEQKRAGQYFFYEES; from the exons ATGTCTCGAAACCGTGCGGCCGAAGAGACGGACAAACAGACGCGTATCGCGATCGTCAGCTCGGACAAATGTAAACCGAAGCGATGTCGCCAGGAGTGCAAGAAATCCTGCCCGGTCGTGCGTATGGGCAAGCTCTGTATCGAGGTGGCGATGGACTCGAAGATCGCCACCCTCTCCGAGGAGCTGTGCATCGGTTGCGGTATCTGTGTGAAGAAGTGTCCCTTTGAGGCGATCACGATCATCAACATCCCGAGCAACCTGGATAAACACACGACCCATCGCTATTCGAAAAACTCGTTCAAGCTGCACCGTTTGCCGATCCCGCGTCCGGGTGAGGTTTTGGGGCTGGTGGGCCAGAATGGTATCGGTAAGTCTACGGCACTGAAAATTCTTGCCGGCAAGCTAAAGCCGAACCTCGGTCGCTACTCTGAACCACCGGATTGGACGGACATTCTGGGGTACTTCCGCGGTAACGAACTGCAGAATTACTTCACCAAGATTCTGGAGGATAGCCTGCGTGCGCTGATCAAACCGCAGTACGTGGACCAAATCCCGAAGGCAATCAAGGGCACGGTAGGGGCGCTGCTCGATAAGAAGGATGAGCGCAAGAATCAGATGGAAATCTGTGACCTGCTCGATCTGACCCACATTCGGGATCGCGAAATCCAGGCCCTGTCTGGCGGAGAGCTGCAACGGTTCGCGTGCGCGATGGTGTGCATCCAGGACGGGGACATTTTCATGTTCGACGAACCCTCTTCGTATCTGGACGTAAAGCAGCGTTTGAATTGCGCCATGACGATTCGTTCTTTGATCCATCCGGACAAATTCATCATCGTGGTGGAGCACGATTTGTCCGTGCTGGACTATCTGTCCGATTTTATCTGCTGTCTGTATGGTGTGCCCGGTTGTTACGGCGTCGTTACGATGCCGTTCTCGGTCCGCGAAGGTATCAACATCTTTCTGGACGGCTACGTGCACACGGAAAACATGCGCTTCCGTACGGAGTCGCTGACATTCAAGGTGTCGGAATCGGCGTCCGAAGAGGAAATCAAGCGAACCTGTCACTACGTGTACccgaagatgaagaagaagctCGGATCGTTCACGCTTACGATAAACAATGGTCAGTTTAGTGATTCGGAAATTATCGTGCTGCTGGGTGAGAATGGTACGGGTAAGACCACGTTCATCCGTATGCTGGCCGGCAATCTGGAACCGGACGAGGAGTCGGAACCGCTGCCGGTGTTGAACATTTCCTACAAGCCGCAGAAAATCTCTCCCAAGAGTCAGTCGACCGTGCGGTACCTGTTGCATGATAAGATTCGCGATGCCTACATTCACCCGCAGTTCATGGCTGACGTTATGAAACCGCTGAAGATTGAGGAAATTATGGATCAGGAGGTGCAGAACTTGTCCGGTGGTGAGTTGCAACGTGTGGCTTTGGTGCTATGTCTGGGCAAACCGGCCGACGTGTATTTGATCGACGAACCGTCCGCCTATCTGGATTCCGAGCAACGTCTAATTGCGGCAAAGGTTATTAAGAG ATATATTCTACACGCCAAAAAGACCGGTTTCGTAGTGGAGCACGATTTTATCATGGCAACTTATCTAGCCGATCGGGTGATCGTATTCGAGGGTCAACCGTCGGTGGACACGACCGCGCACACGCCCCAATCACTGCTGAACGGTATGAATCGGTTCCTGGAGCTGCTGGAGATCACATTCCGACGCGATCCGAACAATTTCCGGCCAAGAATCAACAAGCTAAACTCGGTGAAG GATGTGGAGCAAAAACGTGCCGGGCAGTACTTCTTCTACGAGGAATCTTAA